In Lineus longissimus chromosome 7, tnLinLong1.2, whole genome shotgun sequence, a genomic segment contains:
- the LOC135491221 gene encoding uncharacterized protein LOC135491221, protein MWFEAGTKVSTKVTKVITATRFVNDIGKLSCGKQTPGLEAFHSVINHFAPKQLHFHHEGMKSRLYLAGLHYNENGNKDQAVTRTGDERWSIIFPKVKKGAYSVRPIKKASTHDYIQRLLPEVQRRCINNIQPEKKNTYEALCASYDHPDKATAVEKYQTTFRRFNNK, encoded by the exons ATGTGGTTTGAAGCAG GAACCAAAGTGTCCACCAAAGTGACCAAGGTGATAACAGCAACCCGATTCGTGAATGATATTGGAAAGCTCTCATGTGGGAAGCAGACGCCCGGACTTGAGGCTTTCCATAGTGTCATAAACCACTTCGCCCCAAAGCAGCTGCATTTCCATCATGAAGGAATGAAAAGCAG GTTGTACCTAGCAGGACTACACTACAATGAGAATGGAAACAAAGACCAGGCAGTAACACGCACAGGTGATGAAAGATGGTCAATCATATTTCCAAAAGTCAAGAAGGGGGCTTACTCTGTTCGTCCCATCAAGAAAGCTAGCACACACG ATTACATCCAGAGATTACTTCCTGAAGTCCAACGAAGATGCATCAACAATATCCAACCTGAGAAGAAGAACACGTACGAGGCACTGTGCGCAAGCTACGATCATCCAGACAAAGCCACTGCTGTTGAAAAGTACCAGACAACGTTCCGTCGTTTTAACAACAAATGA